The region GTAGTCCCGGGCAAGGGAGAGAAACGCGTCATAGCTCTCCTTCACCTCCGCAAAGGCCGGATTGGCTGCGCCGTTTTCCGCCATCACCTCGCCGACGGCCTTCTTGAGTGCCGCCACGACGTCGTCGGGGAAGTTTGCAAAGGTCACGCCTTCCGATGCCAGTTTCTGCAGGGCGACCGCGTTATAATAATCGAACTGGGCCGTCGTCTCCGCGGAGGCCGCTTCCGCTGCATTGGCGATCACGGCCTGCAGGTGAGCCGGCAGGCTGTCGAAGGCCTCCTTGTTCACGACGATTTCGAGGGCGGCCGAAGGCTCGTGGAATGCAGGCACATAGCAGTATTTGGCCACCTTCTGCAGTCCGAATGCCTGATCCAGCATCGGGCCGACCCATTCTGCCGCGTCAATTGCGCCGGACTGGAAGGCCGGGAAGATTTCCGGAGGCGGCAGCATCACGGCATTGACGCCGAGCTTGCGCATCGCCTCCCCGCCGAGACCGGCAATGCGCATGTTCAGTCCGGCCAGGTCGTCGACGCTTTCAACCGGATTCTTGAACCAGCCTGCGGCCTGCACGCCGGAACTGCCCGAATAGAACGGCTTCAGGCCACGTTCCGCATAGAGCCCGTCCCAAAGCTCCTGGCCACCGCCATAGCGCAGCCATGCCGTCGTCTCGACCGCTGTCAAGCCGAAGGGAACGGCGGAGAAGAAATGCAGAGCCGAGTTCTTGGATGCTGCGTAATAGGGTGTCGAATGACCGATCTCGGCCGTTCCCTGCTCGACCGCGTCTTCTACCCCGAACGGCGGAACAAGCTCTCCGCCGGAAAAGACCTTGAACGTCAGCTGACCGTCCGACATCGCAGCGACGCGGTCGGCGAACGTCGTCACATTGGTGCCGACACCGGGCGCCTTGGCCGGAAAGGACGTCGGCAGTTTCCATTCGATCTTGCCCTGGGCGATTGCGGGAGCCGCCAGCATGCTTGCGGGCGCGGCGACAGCTCCCGCTTTCAAGAAATCTCGTCTTTTCATGTAAGTCTCCATACTTGCTCAGAACAGGACGGCGGGCAGCCAGGTTGCGAGTGCCGGGAAAGCGGCAACGACCGCCAGTGCCAGCAGCTGGATCGCGACGAACGGTACGACCGAGACATAGATATCCCAGGTGCGGATGTCCGCGGGAGCGACCGACCGGTAATAGAAGAGCGCGAAACCGAAGGGTGGTGTCAAGAAAGACGTTTGCAGGTTCAGCGCAATCAGCACCGCGAACCAGACCGGGCTGATGTCCGACTGCAGGATAATCGGTCCGACGATCGGAACGACGATAAAGATGATCTCGACGAATTCCAGAATGAAGCCGAGCAGAAAGATGACCAGCATCGTCAGGAGCAGCATGCCGTAGGGCCCGCCCGGCAGGCCATGAAGCAATTCGGCGACGTGTTCGTCGCCATTGAAGCCGCGGAAGACCAGCGAGAGAATGCTGGCGGCGATCACAATGCCGAAAATCATGCCCGTGATCGCCACGGTTTCGCGCAGGGCGGGCAGCAGGACATCCCCGCGCAGGAGCGACGATGCCGAGACCACCAGGAGCGCGAAGACGGTCACGCTCAGGAGAATGGAGACCAGCGAGGTGCCGGACCAGGCGATACGGCCATCCGAAAACTCCAGCCCGAACAGCCCGGACTGGCGCAAGATCAGCAGCAGGACGGCAAGGACCGCACAGACCGAGGCTGCCCACGCGCTCCGCCCGCCCCGCGATGCGGCGGCAATCAGCATGGCTCCGGCCACCCCGACGCCCGCAGCTTCCGTGGGCGTGGCGACCCCGATCAGAATGCTTCCGAGCACGGCGACAATCAGACCCAGCGTCGGCGCGATGTTCCCGGTCAGTTTCAGCGCCGAGGCTTTCTTCACGGGCTGTTGGGACAGGTCGCGAGACGCCGTACGGCGAAGCCTGAGCACCACATAAGCCGCGTAAAGCGCCACGAGCAACAGTCCCGGGAAGAGCGCTCCGGCAAACAGATCGCCGACCGTAACAGGATCCGGCGCGAAGTTGCCTGCCTCCTGCTGCGCTTCGAAATAGGCATTTGAGACCTGGTCGCCCAGCAGGATCAGGATGATCGAGGGTGGAATGATCTGCCCGAGCGTGCCGCTGGCGCAGATGAGGCCGCTGCTCATATGCTTGTTCACGCCGGCCGACAGGAGTGCCGGAAGCGTGATGGTGCCAAGCATGACGATCGTCGCGCCGATAATGCCGGTCGATGCTGCAATCAGCGCGCTAA is a window of Roseibium salinum DNA encoding:
- a CDS encoding TRAP transporter substrate-binding protein, encoding MKRRDFLKAGAVAAPASMLAAPAIAQGKIEWKLPTSFPAKAPGVGTNVTTFADRVAAMSDGQLTFKVFSGGELVPPFGVEDAVEQGTAEIGHSTPYYAASKNSALHFFSAVPFGLTAVETTAWLRYGGGQELWDGLYAERGLKPFYSGSSGVQAAGWFKNPVESVDDLAGLNMRIAGLGGEAMRKLGVNAVMLPPPEIFPAFQSGAIDAAEWVGPMLDQAFGLQKVAKYCYVPAFHEPSAALEIVVNKEAFDSLPAHLQAVIANAAEAASAETTAQFDYYNAVALQKLASEGVTFANFPDDVVAALKKAVGEVMAENGAANPAFAEVKESYDAFLSLARDYAALVKVPTFTQRL
- a CDS encoding TRAP transporter large permease — translated: MSVDLIWLLLLALAVFACILSGVPVLLAIAGAPTLIAIAAAVLGHFDLVFFQAVPQRVYGVMTNPLLIAVPLFVLMGLVLEKSRQAEKMLKSLTAALGGNQSALALSVILVSALIAASTGIIGATIVMLGTITLPALLSAGVNKHMSSGLICASGTLGQIIPPSIILILLGDQVSNAYFEAQQEAGNFAPDPVTVGDLFAGALFPGLLLVALYAAYVVLRLRRTASRDLSQQPVKKASALKLTGNIAPTLGLIVAVLGSILIGVATPTEAAGVGVAGAMLIAAASRGGRSAWAASVCAVLAVLLLILRQSGLFGLEFSDGRIAWSGTSLVSILLSVTVFALLVVSASSLLRGDVLLPALRETVAITGMIFGIVIAASILSLVFRGFNGDEHVAELLHGLPGGPYGMLLLTMLVIFLLGFILEFVEIIFIVVPIVGPIILQSDISPVWFAVLIALNLQTSFLTPPFGFALFYYRSVAPADIRTWDIYVSVVPFVAIQLLALAVVAAFPALATWLPAVLF